The Primulina eburnea isolate SZY01 chromosome 12, ASM2296580v1, whole genome shotgun sequence genome includes the window ccggttcggtccttccgatcccaccgaaatacaattaatccaataattaactcaaattaggcatcgggatactacacgaCCAGTCAAGagtatggctctgataccatatgaTATGGCTCGTGCGAATAAAAAaacaaacacgattaaaatcgaatcgcgccctcaattcaaaTACGAACAAGGATCGTATTGTGTTGTCCCGATATTTTGAATCAAGGATGGTGTGATTTTCACCCCTAAAATACGAGGTTTAGTAATAAAGAATCACAATGAAAACAATCGAAACTAGAACGAACATTGAAAGAACAAGTCAatgacaatccgcacaagacgatcgacaaacgtcacaaagttaaaaactttgataagtttgatttgtaACAAAGCAAAGCTTTAATggtttgagagaaaaactcaaaAGTTTGTTTAAACTCCAAAATAATATCTGAATAATGTGGTAAAATTTCGTTCATCCCATTTACATATCAAAAAAGATAACAATATCTAGTTACCAAACAAATCAAAACgctaagaaaagaaaatttctCGCCAAGTCGCctagtacacggaccccgtatagACGTCCGGAAGGAgatccgtgtagacactgtctcCGCGGAAaacataggacacggaccccgtgtacatgTCCGTGTATACTCTGGATTTCTTCATTCTTgagtgtaatggacacggacctcgtgtataggtccgtgtagcctcggtcctTCAAAAATATGCTTGAATAATATTCTTTTGGCcaccaaacgtactcccatgcagcACGAGCTCTTCTTCCTTGATCATCACTCTTTGTAGTGCCTCTTTGAACTTCTTTATTCGTCCTCTCGTGAtcggtccctccggcaactctaaAAGATCTCATGCTTTCCTTGGAGCTTGACCACCCGTGTTCGCATCACACCTAATCTCTACTGGCCACCATCGGCTCATTTTAGCCCGTCCATTGTGAGACCTGCCCCATGGAAtagggtgtccaagataaaaaAAAGAACGCGAGTAACATATCACGTAGTATGTTCAGTATGTGTTTACAAACCTATAAGCGCATGAATGAACCATTAACTGGTATTAAGGATCAACATCAATCCAGTTGATTCCTCAAACACTCATCAATTATCTTTGAGCGTGATGTGCTAGGTTGTATTATCGCTCACTCTTTTCTGTAGATCTAGTTGGTGCCTCATGATACCCAATCGTCCAAGAAATATGGCTAAGAGACCCTACTCAAAATATCTATATCAAAGTATACAAGGCTCGACGTGATATGAATATGccagataaagcataacatataaacatgcaatcaaaTTACAAGTAAAATACAACACATAAGAATGCACCCTCTCTTGGATATCTCATTTAGTACCTACGCAAGCTCTACAACTGGTATGTGGTCTATTGAATGTCTACTCACCGATCCTAGACATTATAacacaaaaaatatattattctttaTAACATGATGTATTTATTATCCCTCAATTATAACTAAGGTCCTCGCATCATATCTTTGCCTGACAACAATATTTTAcggtcataaaaaaaaatcttttacgGTCGATATCTCCGAAACTTCGTCCTCGAGTCGTCTCGTACTCCACGAGCTTTGCGCAACTCCTTGAACAACTAGAAAATCCTAGAATATACTGGAAATAGATAGAGAAACTTCTACTTGGTgtgaaaaatctgaaaatatggATGCCTATTTATAGGACGAGTTCGGAAgctccgaactccagttcggaCGCGTCATCTTCTACTTGACACCTCGACGTTCGGAAACTCCGGTCCTGTAACGCCTCATATTCGActactgtcctcactgtatcaagacgggtttTTCcgacgtgcttatgtcctcactcacacgcaccctgggaagcttcccagggggtcacccatcccaaaattacctCAAGTCAAGCACGtttaactttgaagtttttatgtgatgagctaccgaaaagaagatgcaccttcttaatatgagtagtacatatcaaatcttttaagccctattcaactgtacagtccattacattgaacagtcttggaatccctctcattccggtgtgggatcggttcattaATGTTTCCtctacctagaagcctgccaggagccgctcattgtctgtgcaacctcatggcaccggcgatcacccccgtcctcttcggccccgggcctcacagatCCATTCTTCGGATGCTTCGAACTCCTACTTGTTGACGCTCGTTGGACATGATACTCCAGAAGGTCTGATCACCGGTTCAAGTTTCGGTCTAGATTTGGACGCTCCGAACACCATTTTGAAGTTTTAATTTGATTCGGTGGTTCCGAACTAGCTGCTGAGTAAACACTGTAATTTTCCTTAATAATGGTACCTTAACTCATGTTTCTTGATAACAGAACTGGAGTAATCACATATTAACTGTCAATACTGATTCTATAATCGATTTTTAAAGAATGTACTCGCACTTTGATACGTCATGTGAATCTCAATGGATATCCTAACGGCAAAATaaatctattttttaaaaaaattaatattaattttgaacTCAGTCATCTTGAATTATGTGTAATCCTGATAAACATAAAACTATGAATCAGTGTGACGATCATTTTAAGCAACAACCTGGAAATTAATCAAGAGTCAGCAATTATAGCAGCAAGTGGACTCGGTCAGGAATTGGTCACGCACACAATATCTTTATTGAATTCATATTACACACGCACTATACATAAACTATCGATCTAAAAATCTAAACACATGGGcaagttaaataatttaatactatggtgataaataatataatagcgTGTCTTAACAAGTACGGATAATTTAGGAATCTATTAAAGTTGATGGATTattcaaatttataaatttcaaatatatttttgctattttaaaaaataacactATAAATTTCAAATCAACTATTTTCATACTTATAtagaattattattaattaaaatgcatTTAAAGTTCACTCAATAATAATAtcttttgaaatttattctactttttataatatatatataaatttttagtttaatttattgtttaattattaataataaatccACAATTACACATcttgataattatttttattaaaaatggaAAGGTCTCCACGCAGTTAAAAACGatcttattatatataatatgattaaataAAAAACCACTATCGAATCCATAAAGTCATCCGATttactatttttaatttatttttggtaTATCTTTGTCTGCGACACATTTGATCAGTTTGCTTACCGTAAGAGATTCCGCTCGGTGGCGACCGTTGAGTGTTCAGCTTGCTCTATGCGTCTGCTTGATGGAATGTTCTCAACTGAACGCCGGTTGAGTGATTGCCCTACAGTTCTTGAAGTTTacactgatttttttttttgaattggcTCCAGTGGAGACATGAATACGGGCGGTATGATTTGATCACTGCCTTCATTTTTCAGTGATTTGTATTTTCTTACGAGTAATTATTGATACAATTCATTTGTTCTTTATTGATTCGTGTGTAGAGTtttctatttttgttgaattACGTGATCTTCTTGCAGTTCATCCATCGGTTTATAGTCACGTATAATCAtaggttaattaggttaattgaaTTGATATAGGTTATGATCTCATAGCTGTAATGATCTCATAGCTGTAATGATCTGTCGGTGGCTGAGTATTTTAAGAATTTGGATGGATGAGGTTCTACGACTGACGGATGTTAGGCACCTATTAAACCTGAAATTAAACAAAAGGAGTTGTTTTGCCATTTTTTTtcattatattttacttcgttTGAGTTTAATATGAAACTGAGAAGGAGAAGCGTATCGAAAAAATGCATTTGTACTTCTTTTGGGAACGAGATGAAATGAAATAGAACATATGCCAACTACGACCACATTGATCAGCCATAATTGATGAGTGCATTTTTCTGGGCCTCAGCCATTAATTGTTGTTGTTCTTTTCTTTGGTTTTTCCCTCATCAAATTCTATGTCCAGCGTGCATTTCTCTTAGCCCGAATCTTTTCTAGTGCTAAGGTTTTGATTATTATACATTTTTCCTCAATTACAGAATACAATATCCGTCATCTTCATTTGGAAGCTCAAACCCGCTGGCTAAAGCCGGCAGAAGTGTATTTCATACTAAAGAATTTTGAGGAGAACCAACTCACCCACCAAATTCCTCAACAACCAGCTAGTAATTTTCTTCTGCGTATCCTTTTTGCATGCATGGAAGTCCCTTTTAAATTAAAGCATGTGACAAGAACTTTATTTTTCGAGTTAACAGGTGGATCCCTGTATTTATTCAATAAGCGAGTACTAAAATTTTTCCGAAAGGATGGTCATAGTTGGCGTAGAAGGAGGGATCAGAAAACTATTGCTGAAGCACATGAGCGGCTAAAGGTTGCTGGTGATATTCTCATTTAGTGTTATGTAATCttctcattaatttttttctcaTTCTTCTGTTGAATGTATTGTTAAACCTCCAATACAATTTCTCTTAAAAAGATGAAGTACGGTGTAATCGCACTAACTCCAACTTCTTGTAAGGTTGATTTTGTGTTTGAAGTAATTCTGTTATTGGTCCTTGGGGCATGTCAATACATTATATCCCGATGCCTCAATACCAGCATCTTTCCATGTTTCGGTCAAAACAAGTCCATGAGATTGTTAACaaattgaatttactatataggATATTTGTTGATCTGAAACTGTGCTTGACATTTTCCTTTTTTACTAGGTTGGAAATGTTGAAGCCCTAAATTGTTATTATGCTCATGGAGAACACAACCATAATTTTCAAAGACGTAGCTACTGGATTTTGGACCCGTAAGTTTACACACTATTTCAATTGCAATATTCCTCCATTTGTTCAGAACTCGTGTAACTGAGGGTAAGAAAAAGCTATGGGAGTTGAAAAACCAATCCAATAGGATAAAGTTTTTTGTGCTGGAGATACAGTAAAATGTTGTATGAGGATTTTCATAAGATATCGTGGACTAAATTTATTTGACAGTTATTTCGTCAGCAATTCCTCATTTCTAAcatagattttatttttttgacatAACAGAGAGTTTGAGCACATTGTTCTAGTTCACTACAGAGACACTGAGGTGGTGAGTCTTCCAAAGCACGCTCAAGGGCAGAGCACACCTATTAATCACTGTCTCTTATTCTACATATTATGAATTTAATCATATAAACTCCACTCATTTTCACTGTTGCCTGTGTTTCCATTGATTATCCAGCTTATCCTTAATTGAAAGCTTCTGCTAGAGGTAGAATTGAAATTTCCTATCCATAAATAAGTGGATTTATGCGTTGTGGACTTACTGGATGAAATTTagcattattttttattagtcTATGAGGAGTGGTTATTTATTTGtgttttcatgcatcaaatcgAGTTCATGTCAAGATAATCCAGTTTCTGTTGATTTCAGGGAAGACAGAGTACTTCTTCAACATCTCAGGTGTCGCCTTTATCATCTTCTACATCCGTTCCCCAATCTAGCTCATTTGCAACGCAGCAGCCTGACTTGTCTTTTGTCATCAATGAATCACATGAACGGCAAGTTAATCAAACATGTCCTAGTTCTGTGGAGATTAATTCAAGTGACATTGTCAGGAGTCAAGGGCTGGATCAATTGGATATCACAGAGAGTAAGGATGTTGACTATGGTTCATCGGTGCCTGAGTTAAGTCAAGCATTGCGAACAATTAAGAACCAGTTGAGTTTAGATGATGAtgaagcacaaaaattttcgTCTTACCTAAGCTATGATTATTCTAATGATTTGGAAGATGTTCTGAAAATTTTTGACTTGTCTCCTCAAATACCAACTGACGCAAACAATCTTCTTTTGCAACAATTTTCAGGTGTAAGCCTTAAACCAGTTCTTTCTTTTGTTCAGTTCTATGACTATTTCTGAATCTTCTAATTTAAATTATATGGGAGTGTGATAAAGATATATTTTAATGAGGATGGCTTTTTAGATCAGGGCATTCAACAGCATCATCCACTCCCTGGGGCTGAAGTCGACATTTGGGATGATATGATTGATGACTTCAAAAGTGTACTAGGTGTGGAATCACCATCACTCCTTGGTCCTCATGATGCTCAAAATTGTAAGATACTACCAGGGATGGAATTTCAATTTATAGATTTTTGAGTTTGCCAATGGCCTGATAACACTTTTATTCTTCCAGCTTCTATGATGATTCCTCTGGAAGTGGAATCTATGGACTATCTTGCTCGTTCTCCTGTACTTGATGCTTATGGAACCAATTCAACCATATCTAGCCAAGATAGTTTGGGAATTTCTGTTCAAGACTACATAAGTTTGACTATTGCCCCTAAGCAGAAGTTCACAATCCAAGAGATATCTCCAGATTGGTGTTACACCTCTGAAAGTGCAAAGGTATATATATCttcagaatcaagttcaataaAAGCTATTCAGGAGTAACATTTATATCATCCTCTCTCGGTGTGGATATCTTGTTTTACCATGGCAAACAATGTCAGGGAAATATTAAAATGGGCCGTCTAATTCTCATTTCTCCATAAAAAATGGTGGCTAATAATCTTTACCATAAGTTCATGTACCTAAGGAAGGGTGCTTACTCAAAGTAGATGCCttcttatgaaaatatttttcaccaATCAATGAGCAAATGATGTCTGTAATCCTGGATAAAGACGGGAGTCTTTTATATGAGGATTTCACCCCGGTGCCCGAACTCACTAAACTCAAAACCCAAGAGGGTTTCGTCTTAGTAGCTATGCGAGAGAAACTTGAATATATCTCGGTGGATAAGATTACTGTAGATCAAGCAGAATAACGCACGACTGCTGTGTCTATATGTATTAGCCCTTCTCCATACTTATTTTTGttgcattttcaaatatatgcATGTTTCAAATCTCTATCTGAACAAACGCAAGCTCCAAAATATCAACATTTCTGTCATAGGCATAATAACATGCGCATGACCAAACTGAAGTTCCCTGAATTTTAGACTCAGCACAGCTAGTGTAAAACAACGAATTCTTTAAATTAATTTGTAAGGTTTCATTAGATAGCTGCTATTAAAGATGGCAATTCAGGCATCAGATTTTATCTCGCAGATCATCATTATTGGGTCTTTCCTCTGTGACCCTTCTGAGTGTTCTTGGGCTTGTATGTTTGGTGACACTGAAGTTCCAATTCAGATAATTCGGGACGGTGTCATCCGCAGCCATGCTCCACTCCAATTGCAGGCTGGAAAAGTCAATATTTGCATCACTTCTGGAAATAGGGAGTCTTGTAGTGAAGTAAGGGAGTTTGTCTATCGTGCTGAGCCCATAGCTTGCATGCATTGTAATTCACCTGAAACAGAGGAGAACAAGAGCTCAGAAGAGCACTTGTTGATTGCGAGATTGGTGCAAATGCTACTGTCCGATCAGTCACCAAAAGGAGATACCACTGAAACAGATCTTGATCTTTTGGCCAAGTATAAAACGCCTGAAGGCATGTGGAGCCAAGTTATCAACGCTCTTTCAGTTGGCACCTCAACATCGTCAAGCACTCTTAATTGGCTTCTGGAAGAACTTCTGAAAGACAAGTTGGGACTATGGCTCTCATCTAGATCACTGAAGAGTAATCAAAAGGGCTGTTCTTTATCAAAGAAAGAACAAGGTATCATTCATATGGCTGCTGGATTGGGCTATGAATGGGCATTATTGCCAATTTTGAATTCTGGAGTAAGTGCTAATTTTCGTGATTCGAATGGATGGACTGCGCTTCATTGGGCTGCAAGATTTGGAAGGTATATCTGACataatattatgatttctttCCATCAATTAGTTGTTAAAATTtataacatttatctgtttgtCAAACCAAGTCCAATTTAATTCATTTGCGCTTCCAGCTATGATAAGATccaaaaataaatgttttagtTGGAACAGGGAAAAGGTGGTTGCTACTCTCGTAGCATCTGGTGCATCATCTGGAGCCATTACGGATCCTACTTCGGAGCACCCAACTGGTAAAACACCGTCATCAATTGCAGCTGACTGCGGATACATGGGGCTTGCCGGTTATCTTTCAGAGATGGCACTAACAGATCATCTTTCGTCCCTCATATTGAAAGAAACCGAACTATCTAAGGGGTCGGCTGCCTTAGAAGCAGAAAAAACGGTACATAGTTTATCCAACACAAGTCTCTCTTTGAATGAAGATCAGGGTGCTCTGAAAGATACCTTAGCTGCAGTTCGTAATGCTACTGAGGCTGCTGCACTTATACAATCTGCATTTCGTGCCCATTCGTTCCGGAAAAGGCAACAGAAGGAAGCCGCAGTTGCCATCTCCAGATTTTATGGTGATGAATACAGTATATTAGAGAGTGATATACAGGGACTTTCTGCTGTCTCAAAACGGGTATTCCGCAATGCACGTGATTACAGCTCGGCGGCTTTATCTATTCAGAAGAAATATCGAGGCTGGAAAGGTCGGAAGGACTATCTTTCATTTCGTCAGAAAGTAGTCAAGATACAGGTCGGTCATTCTTCTCAAGTAAAAGGAGGTTATAGCTCATTATCATCAGATAAAAGGTGGTCATCATTATATGCACCAATAAAATAGTAATCTGgcatatttttcttcttttctttttctgaaTTTCAATTGTACTTTTCTCATACATGGTGCTTTTCAGTGTATGATAGAATGGAGGTTGGAATTTTGTTGACGTAAAGAAACTTGAAAATAACAGATCGCCAACTTCAGTTCACATAGTTTATCATTTGGTCAGTTAAGGTAATGTAAGGGACTGACATCTAGTTTTTATGATTGTAGGCTCATGTCAGAGGTCATCAAGCTAGGAAAAAATACAATGTTTCCTGGGCAGTTGGTATTCTGGAGAAGGTTATTCTCCGATGGCTCCGACGAGGAGTTGGTCTCCGAGGATTTCAAATTGACTCCGAAACAATTAACGAATTCCACGATGATGACATCCTTAAAGTGTTTCGCAAGAAGAATGTGGAGGCATCTATTAATGAAGCTGTCTCTAGAGTGCTGTCCATGGTTGAATCTCCGACAGCACGCCAGCAATATCATCGCATTCTTGAAAAGTATCGCAAAGCCAAGGTAACTTAGGTTTCGCCTCTTGATATAAGGCTGAAATTTTCTGCTCCTTATATTAAAGCATCGTTATTGTTATGGTTTATTTTTCTCCGTTAGTACAATGTTATTTTCATATGGTAGAAACCGTGGTTTTAGATTAAGAGGAGGGATTTAGTATCTCTGAAAAAACTTGTACATTGAAAAAAATTACCTGTTGAAATATTATCTCATTAATTAGGCTATCAAGCACCGCAGCCAATTTTCCCCCTTTTACTTCATGCATTACAGTACGTGAACATGCTAGCATTGATTCTTACGTTGTGGCAGGCTGAGCTTCAAAATGGAGAATCCCATACTCCTCTTCGCGGCTTATCTTCTCACTTCGACTTTCCCGACAGGGAGAATTCTGAGATTTACTAGTTGACATTATGTGTTTTCTGTTATTTGATTCAAGTGTTTCAGCTTTGAAGCcgtgtaatatatatatatatatatggtttgCTTTGGACATAAATATCATATGAAGCATGTATATCAATCACATTACTCGGAAAGATGGTTTTTAGTTTTTGTATGTTATGTTAAATCGTGCTGCAGCAGGAGGAGATTCTCACTCAGTGATCACATATTTAACTAATTAACGCAAAGCACTGCGTGAATCTTACTGCAACGATAAACCCATTTTTAAAGTTATTTTTGCcacataaaaatttataaacccaccgcttttaaatattttttcaccGATGGTAAACCAAAACACCAACTTTTTCTGGGCCCACTATCCACTCATTCATTCCCATATTTTCATACTCTCTGtatttatgattttcagtagATATTTATCTATAATAATCaagtaaattaataaaataatttattaatcatatatatttaaataacttattaaaaatattaaaacaaaaaatattatcgaaattttatttaaaacttCCAAATACAGGAGTACaagcaaaaaaaatattataaacaatttgtaaaataaaatataaaaattgttatgaaaaagtaaaaatttatggtaaaaagtaaaaatcacAAACTCTCAGAATTATCAAACTAcacattttataatattttttttctctcaactcaattgTGAATTGCTTCACATATGGTAAggttatttatagaatttctttgataataatccaaaaaataaaatacatcattacctacatcatcacactaattttcaatatttacaactcttattttcaatatttaaatattcaatacacatttttaaatattaattttcaacactcccccttgtgatgatgatcataatgattgtcttcattatgtgtttttatattgtctcgttaaaaaccttactaggaaaaattTATTGGGATAAAAGCCATAGTAAgtgaaaaagagtgcagtcacgtaaactcctcctcatgttgacatgaacaattcttcaaaaattccgtagattgcgcatcccaatattatatatgtgctttctgaataatGTCGTAGGAAAtacctttgtgaagagatctgatgagttttttTTACTTGaatgaatgtgacgaacatcaatatatttattcttctcaagctccttggtgaatgcgaagaacttagaaggaatatgtttagttctatcgcttttatgtatccttctttcatttgagcaacacatgcaacattatcttcatatagtatcacaggcttctcgtcgaatgataatccgcatgagaatTGGATATGTtaggtcattgattttaaccacacacattcacggcttgcttcatgtagtgcaatattctcggcatgatttgatgaagttgttacgagtgtttgtttctgtgaacgccaagaaattgcagtgcctccacgagtaaatacatatcgaGTTTAAGAACGTGCCATGTGtagatcagataagtatccagcatcgacataaccaattatacttggattagcatcttttgaatacaaaagtctcaAGTCTGTTGTTCATCGTAGATAactatatgtttaattccgttcgaGTGTCTCTTTGAAGGATGTGTGCTAAATCTTGCTAAAAAATTTACAGCAAAAAATATATAAggtcttgtacaatttgtaagatacataagggcaccgatagcacttagatatggtacttctggaccaagaatatcttcatcatcttcacatggacggaatggatcattttctatgtttaatgatctaacaaccattggagtacttaaatgATTTGCTTTATCctatattaaaacgtttaaggatcttttctgtgcaatttgtctggtgaacaaacattccacattctttttgttcaatttgtaaacccagacaatacttggtttttccaagatccttcattccaaattcttccttcaagtatgacacaacttcttgaatttccttattcgttccaatgatgtttaaatcatcaacatatacagcaataattacacatccggatgttgttttcttaatgaaaacacaagggcatattgaattatttacatatccttttgtcatcaagtgatcacttagccgattataccacattcggccGGATTGCTTTatcccatataatgatctttttCATTTCACAAAATAACATTATCTAGGTTTtaaactttgtgcttcaggcatcttaaatccttcaaggattttcatatatatatatatatatattactatcaagtgatccatataagtaagctgtaacaacatccataagacatatttctaaattttcagataccgccaagctaatcaaatgccgaaacgtaattgcatccatcacgggagaatacgtttcttcataatcaattccaggcctttgagaaaaaccttgtgcaacaagtcgagctttatatcttactatttcatttttctcctttcgctttcgaataaaaagccatttgtatccaacaggttttacacctcaggtgtaaggactataggtccaaaaacattacgtttatttagcgaatctaattcaacctggatggcatctttccattttatccaatcctgccgatttttacattcaccaaaagattttggttcatgatcttcattatcattacGATGTCGATttccacattataagaaaatatatcatcaatttcttctatatcttttcggttcca containing:
- the LOC140806983 gene encoding calmodulin-binding transcription activator 4-like, yielding MNTGEYNIRHLHLEAQTRWLKPAEVYFILKNFEENQLTHQIPQQPASGSLYLFNKRVLKFFRKDGHSWRRRRDQKTIAEAHERLKVGNVEALNCYYAHGEHNHNFQRRSYWILDPEFEHIVLVHYRDTEVGRQSTSSTSQVSPLSSSTSVPQSSSFATQQPDLSFVINESHERQVNQTCPSSVEINSSDIVRSQGLDQLDITESKDVDYGSSVPELSQALRTIKNQLSLDDDEAQKFSSYLSYDYSNDLEDVLKIFDLSPQIPTDANNLLLQQFSDQGIQQHHPLPGAEVDIWDDMIDDFKSVLGVESPSLLGPHDAQNSSMMIPLEVESMDYLARSPVLDAYGTNSTISSQDSLGISVQDYISLTIAPKQKFTIQEISPDWCYTSESAKIIIIGSFLCDPSECSWACMFGDTEVPIQIIRDGVIRSHAPLQLQAGKVNICITSGNRESCSEVREFVYRAEPIACMHCNSPETEENKSSEEHLLIARLVQMLLSDQSPKGDTTETDLDLLAKYKTPEGMWSQVINALSVGTSTSSSTLNWLLEELLKDKLGLWLSSRSLKSNQKGCSLSKKEQGIIHMAAGLGYEWALLPILNSGVSANFRDSNGWTALHWAARFGREKVVATLVASGASSGAITDPTSEHPTGKTPSSIAADCGYMGLAGYLSEMALTDHLSSLILKETELSKGSAALEAEKTVHSLSNTSLSLNEDQGALKDTLAAVRNATEAAALIQSAFRAHSFRKRQQKEAAVAISRFYGDEYSILESDIQGLSAVSKRVFRNARDYSSAALSIQKKYRGWKGRKDYLSFRQKVVKIQAHVRGHQARKKYNVSWAVGILEKVILRWLRRGVGLRGFQIDSETINEFHDDDILKVFRKKNVEASINEAVSRVLSMVESPTARQQYHRILEKYRKAKAELQNGESHTPLRGLSSHFDFPDRENSEIY